A section of the Pseudomonas fluorescens genome encodes:
- the ybaK gene encoding Cys-tRNA(Pro) deacylase, whose protein sequence is MTPALDLLKKVRAEHRVHSYEHDPKAASYGLEAAEKLSLDPAQVFKTLLACSEKGELLVAVVPVVGSLDLKALAHAAGVKKVEMADPAAAQRSTGYLLGGISPLGQKKRLRTFIDVSAQPFATIFVSAGRRGLEVELAAAVLAEHTLGKFAPIGRA, encoded by the coding sequence ATGACACCCGCATTGGACTTACTGAAAAAAGTTCGCGCCGAACATCGTGTCCACAGTTACGAACACGACCCCAAGGCCGCCTCCTATGGCCTGGAGGCCGCGGAAAAGTTGAGCCTCGACCCTGCACAGGTGTTCAAGACCCTGCTGGCTTGCAGTGAAAAAGGTGAGTTGTTGGTGGCGGTGGTGCCGGTCGTCGGAAGTCTGGATTTGAAGGCCCTGGCACACGCGGCGGGGGTGAAAAAAGTCGAGATGGCCGACCCGGCGGCGGCGCAGCGCTCGACCGGTTATTTGCTGGGGGGGATTAGCCCGTTGGGGCAGAAGAAGCGCTTGCGCACTTTCATCGATGTAAGCGCACAGCCTTTTGCGACAATTTTTGTCAGCGCAGGCAGGAGAGGGTTGGAGGTGGAGTTGGCGGCGGCGGTGTTGGCCGAGCATACCCTGGGTAAATTTGCGCCGATTGGCCGGGCCTGA
- a CDS encoding MIP/aquaporin family protein translates to MTTALQPPSLSSQCMAEFLGTALLIFFGTGCVAALKVAGASFGLWEISIIWGIGVSMAIYLSAGISGAHLNPAVSIALCIFADFDKRKLPFYIIAQVAGAFCSAALVYTLYSNLFFDYEQTHQMVRGSAASLELASVFSTYPHALLNTAQAFLVEMVITAILMGVIMALTDDNNGLPRGPLAPLLIGLLIAVIGSAMGPLTGFAMNPARDFGPKLMTFFAGWGEIAFTGGRDIPYFLVPILAPIVGACLGAAAYRGLIARHLPNAAAATTDAAETAVGGNTRTS, encoded by the coding sequence ATGACAACCGCTCTTCAACCGCCTTCACTTTCAAGCCAATGCATGGCCGAATTCCTCGGTACCGCGCTGCTGATCTTCTTCGGCACCGGCTGTGTCGCAGCGCTCAAAGTCGCGGGTGCCAGTTTTGGCTTGTGGGAAATCAGCATCATCTGGGGGATCGGCGTGAGCATGGCGATCTACCTGAGCGCCGGCATTTCCGGGGCTCATCTGAACCCCGCAGTCAGTATCGCGCTGTGCATCTTTGCCGATTTCGACAAGCGCAAACTGCCCTTCTATATCATCGCCCAGGTTGCTGGTGCCTTTTGCTCCGCCGCGTTGGTGTACACGCTCTACAGCAACCTGTTTTTCGATTACGAACAAACCCACCAGATGGTCCGTGGTTCCGCAGCCAGCCTGGAGTTGGCTTCAGTGTTCTCCACCTACCCCCACGCCCTGCTGAACACGGCCCAAGCATTTCTCGTCGAAATGGTCATCACCGCCATCCTCATGGGCGTGATCATGGCCCTGACCGATGACAACAATGGCTTGCCTCGCGGCCCCCTGGCCCCACTGCTGATCGGATTGCTGATCGCGGTAATCGGTAGCGCCATGGGCCCATTGACGGGCTTTGCGATGAACCCGGCCCGAGATTTCGGCCCCAAACTGATGACCTTTTTTGCCGGCTGGGGTGAAATAGCCTTCACCGGCGGGCGCGATATTCCTTATTTCCTGGTTCCGATCCTTGCACCGATTGTCGGTGCCTGCCTCGGCGCTGCTGCCTATCGCGGGTTGATTGCCCGCCACCTGCCCAACGCCGCAGCTGCTACAACTGATGCAGCCGAAACCGCCGTCGGCGGTAACACCCGAACATCCTGA
- the glpK gene encoding glycerol kinase GlpK — translation MTDTQNKNYIIALDQGTTSSRAIIFDRDANVVCTAQREFVQHYPQAGWVEHDPMEIFATQSAVMVEALAQAGLHHDQVAAIGITNQRETTVVWDKITGRPIYNAIVWQCRRSTEICQQLKRDGHEQYISDTTGLVTDPYFSGTKLKWILDNVEGSRERARNGELLFGTIDSWLIWKFTGGKTHVTDYTNASRTMLFNIHTLEWDAKMLEVLDIPREMLPEVKSSSQIYGRTKSGIAIGGIAGDQQAALFGQMCVEPGQAKNTYGTGCFLLMNTGDKAVKSQHGMLTTIACGPRGEVAYALEGAVFNGGSTVQWLRDELKIINDAHDTEYFANKVKDSNGVYLVPAFTGLGAPYWDPYARGALFGLTRGVRVDHIIRAALESIAYQTRDVLDAMQQDSGERLKSLRVDGGAVANNFLMQFQADILGTQVERPQMRETTALGAAYLAGLACGFWGSLEELRGKAVIEREFEPQLDEPAKEKLYAGWKKAVSRTRDWEPHEGAE, via the coding sequence ATGACCGACACACAGAATAAGAACTACATCATTGCCCTTGATCAGGGCACCACCAGTTCCCGGGCGATCATCTTTGATCGTGACGCCAACGTGGTGTGCACCGCCCAACGTGAATTCGTCCAGCACTACCCGCAAGCCGGCTGGGTCGAGCATGACCCGATGGAAATCTTCGCCACCCAAAGCGCGGTGATGGTCGAAGCCCTGGCGCAAGCCGGCCTGCACCACGATCAGGTTGCCGCCATCGGCATCACCAACCAGCGTGAAACCACGGTGGTCTGGGACAAGATCACCGGCCGCCCGATCTACAACGCCATCGTCTGGCAATGCCGCCGCAGCACCGAAATCTGCCAGCAGCTCAAGCGCGACGGCCATGAGCAATACATCAGCGACACCACCGGCCTGGTCACCGACCCGTACTTTTCCGGCACCAAGCTGAAGTGGATCCTCGATAACGTCGAAGGCAGCCGCGAACGCGCGCGCAATGGCGAACTGCTGTTCGGCACCATCGACAGCTGGCTGATCTGGAAATTTACCGGCGGCAAGACCCACGTCACCGACTACACCAACGCCTCGCGCACCATGCTCTTCAACATCCACACCCTGGAGTGGGACGCGAAGATGCTTGAGGTGCTGGACATCCCGCGCGAGATGCTGCCAGAGGTTAAATCCTCCTCGCAAATCTACGGCCGCACCAAAAGCGGGATTGCCATTGGCGGGATTGCCGGCGACCAGCAAGCGGCACTGTTCGGCCAAATGTGCGTCGAGCCGGGGCAGGCGAAAAACACCTACGGCACCGGCTGCTTCCTGCTGATGAACACCGGCGACAAGGCGGTCAAATCCCAGCACGGCATGCTCACCACTATCGCCTGCGGCCCCCGTGGCGAAGTGGCCTACGCCCTGGAAGGCGCTGTCTTCAATGGCGGCTCCACTGTGCAATGGCTGCGCGACGAGTTGAAGATCATCAACGACGCCCACGACACTGAATACTTCGCCAATAAGGTCAAGGACAGCAACGGCGTGTACCTCGTGCCGGCGTTCACCGGCCTGGGCGCTCCGTACTGGGATCCCTATGCCCGAGGCGCACTGTTCGGCCTGACCCGTGGCGTACGTGTGGATCACATCATTCGCGCAGCCCTGGAGTCGATTGCCTACCAGACTCGCGACGTGCTCGACGCCATGCAGCAGGATTCCGGCGAGCGCCTCAAATCCCTGCGGGTTGACGGTGGTGCAGTGGCCAACAACTTCCTGATGCAGTTCCAGGCCGACATCCTCGGCACCCAGGTCGAGCGCCCGCAAATGCGCGAGACCACCGCATTGGGCGCCGCCTACCTGGCCGGACTGGCCTGTGGGTTCTGGGGCAGCCTGGAAGAACTGCGGGGTAAAGCGGTGATCGAGCGCGAATTCGAACCGCAACTGGATGAGCCAGCCAAAGAAAAACTCTACGCCGGCTGGAAAAAAGCGGTCAGCCGTACCCGCGACTGGGAACCCCACGAAGGCGCTGAATAA
- a CDS encoding DeoR/GlpR family transcriptional regulator, whose product MNLPPRQQQILELVRERGYVSIEEMAQLFVVTPQTIRRDINQLAEANLLRRYHGGAAYDSSVENTEYAMRADQMRDEKQRIGEAIAAQIPDHASLFINIGTTTESIARALLNHSHLKIITNNLNVAMMLSAKDDFDVLLTGGNVRRDGGVVGQASVDFINQFKVDFALVGISGIDEDGSLLDFDYQEVRVSQAIIANARKVILAADSSKFGRNAMIRLGPISLIDCLVTDQQPVPALVQLLSQNKIRLEVV is encoded by the coding sequence ATGAATCTGCCTCCCCGTCAGCAGCAAATCCTCGAACTGGTCCGCGAACGCGGTTATGTCAGTATCGAGGAAATGGCGCAGCTGTTCGTTGTGACCCCGCAAACCATCCGCCGCGATATCAATCAACTGGCCGAAGCCAACCTGCTGCGCCGCTACCACGGCGGCGCCGCCTATGACTCCAGCGTCGAAAACACCGAATACGCCATGCGTGCCGACCAGATGCGCGATGAAAAACAGCGCATCGGCGAAGCCATTGCCGCACAGATCCCCGATCACGCCTCGCTGTTCATCAATATCGGCACCACCACCGAGTCCATCGCCCGGGCGCTGCTCAACCACAGCCACCTGAAGATCATCACCAACAACCTCAACGTTGCCATGATGCTCAGCGCCAAGGACGACTTCGACGTGCTGCTGACCGGCGGCAATGTGCGCCGTGACGGCGGCGTAGTGGGCCAGGCCAGCGTGGACTTTATCAATCAGTTCAAGGTCGACTTCGCCCTGGTGGGTATCAGCGGTATCGACGAGGACGGCAGCCTGCTGGACTTCGATTACCAGGAAGTGCGGGTTTCCCAGGCCATCATTGCCAATGCGCGCAAGGTGATCCTGGCGGCGGACTCCAGCAAATTCGGGCGCAATGCCATGATTCGCCTGGGACCGATCAGTTTGATCGATTGCCTGGTCACCGATCAGCAACCAGTGCCGGCGCTGGTGCAGTTGTTGAGCCAGAACAAGATTCGCCTGGAAGTCGTCTGA
- the glpD gene encoding glycerol-3-phosphate dehydrogenase has protein sequence MTPSTLPAPPLAEVYDVAVIGGGINGVGIAADAAGRGLSVFLCEKDDLASHTSSASSKLIHGGLRYLEHYEFRLVREALAEREVLLAKAPHIVKQMRFVLPHRPHLRPAWMIRAGLFLYDHLGKREKLAGSKSLKFGADSPLKSEITKGFEYSDCWVDDARLVVLNAMAAREKGAHIHTQTRCVSARRSKGLWHLHLERADGSLFSIRAKALVNAAGPWVAKFIKDDLKLDSPYGIRLIQGSHLIVPKLYEGAHAHILQNEDGRIVFTIPYLNHLTIIGTTDREYTGDPAKVAITEGETDYMLKVVNAHFKQQLSRDDIVHTYSGVRPLCNDESDNPSAITRDYTLALSGTGEEAPILSVFGGKLTTYRKLAESALAQLAPYFPHIKPSWTAKASLPGGEDMTTPEALATDIRGKFEWIPGEIARRWSTTYGSRTWRLLEGVQSLADLGEHLGGGLYTREVDYLCAEEWATQAYDILWRRTKLGLFTTPEEQESLQRYLIKVEHNRSKIEAA, from the coding sequence ATGACCCCTTCTACCTTGCCTGCTCCACCCCTTGCCGAAGTCTATGATGTTGCCGTTATCGGCGGCGGGATCAATGGCGTGGGCATCGCGGCAGATGCAGCCGGTCGCGGCCTGTCGGTATTCCTTTGCGAAAAGGACGACCTGGCCAGCCACACTTCGTCCGCCAGCAGCAAGCTGATCCACGGCGGCCTGCGCTATCTCGAACATTACGAATTCCGCCTGGTGCGCGAAGCCCTGGCCGAACGCGAAGTGCTGCTGGCCAAGGCCCCGCACATCGTCAAGCAAATGCGCTTTGTGCTGCCCCACCGCCCGCACCTGCGCCCAGCCTGGATGATCCGGGCCGGCCTGTTCTTGTATGACCACCTCGGCAAACGCGAAAAACTCGCTGGCTCCAAAAGCCTGAAGTTCGGCGCCGACAGCCCGCTGAAAAGTGAAATCACCAAAGGGTTTGAATACTCCGACTGCTGGGTCGATGACGCGCGTCTGGTCGTGCTCAACGCCATGGCCGCCCGGGAAAAAGGTGCACATATCCACACCCAGACCCGCTGCGTCAGCGCCCGCCGCAGCAAGGGCCTGTGGCACCTGCACCTGGAACGTGCCGATGGCAGCCTGTTCTCGATCCGCGCCAAGGCCCTGGTGAATGCGGCCGGCCCGTGGGTCGCGAAATTCATCAAGGATGACCTGAAGCTGGATTCGCCCTACGGCATCCGCCTGATCCAGGGCAGCCACCTGATCGTGCCGAAACTGTACGAAGGCGCCCATGCGCACATTCTGCAAAACGAGGACGGGCGTATCGTCTTCACCATTCCGTACCTCAACCACCTGACCATCATCGGCACCACCGACCGTGAGTACACCGGCGACCCGGCGAAAGTGGCGATTACCGAGGGTGAAACGGACTACATGCTCAAGGTGGTCAATGCCCACTTCAAGCAGCAGTTGAGCCGCGACGATATCGTCCATACCTACTCCGGCGTACGCCCGCTGTGCAACGATGAGTCCGACAACCCATCGGCCATTACCCGTGACTACACCCTGGCACTCTCCGGCACCGGTGAAGAAGCGCCGATCCTCTCGGTGTTTGGTGGCAAGCTGACCACCTACCGCAAATTGGCCGAATCGGCACTGGCGCAACTGGCCCCGTACTTCCCCCATATCAAGCCAAGCTGGACCGCCAAGGCCAGCCTGCCCGGCGGTGAAGACATGACCACGCCAGAAGCCCTGGCCACGGACATTCGCGGTAAATTCGAGTGGATCCCCGGCGAAATCGCCCGTCGTTGGTCGACGACCTATGGCAGCCGCACCTGGCGCCTGCTCGAAGGCGTGCAATCGCTGGCCGACCTGGGCGAGCACCTGGGTGGCGGCCTGTACACCCGGGAAGTCGACTACCTGTGCGCCGAGGAGTGGGCGACCCAGGCCTACGACATCCTGTGGCGGCGGACCAAGCTCGGCCTGTTCACCACCCCCGAGGAACAGGAGAGCCTGCAGCGTTACCTGATCAAGGTGGAGCACAATCGCAGCAAAATCGAGGCGGCCTGA
- a CDS encoding glutamate/aspartate ABC transporter substrate-binding protein: protein MRIVPQILGAAIAAALISTPVFAAELTGTLKKINDSGTITLAHRDSSIPFSYIADGSGKPVGYSHDIQLAIVEALKKDLNKPELKAKYNLVTSQTRIPLIQNGTADLECGSTTNNAERAQQVDFTVNIFEIGTRLLVKKDKDGKPSYADFADLKGKNVVTTAGTTSERIIKAMNADKQMGMNVISAKDHGESFQMLESGRAVAFMMDDALLAGEEAKAKKPDDWVITGTPQSFEAYACMVRKDDPAFKKAVDDAIVGLYKSGEINKIYSKWFESPIPPKGLNLNFPMSDKVKELIANPSDKPAPDVKI from the coding sequence ATGCGTATTGTTCCCCAAATTCTGGGCGCAGCTATCGCTGCCGCTCTGATCAGCACTCCAGTTTTCGCCGCCGAACTGACCGGCACACTGAAGAAAATCAACGACTCCGGCACCATCACCCTCGCACACCGCGACAGCTCCATTCCGTTTTCCTACATCGCGGATGGATCGGGCAAACCCGTGGGCTACTCCCACGACATTCAGCTGGCTATCGTTGAAGCCCTGAAAAAAGACCTGAACAAACCCGAGCTGAAGGCCAAGTACAACCTGGTCACTTCGCAAACCCGTATTCCGCTGATCCAGAACGGCACCGCGGACCTCGAGTGCGGCTCCACCACCAACAACGCCGAACGCGCCCAGCAAGTTGATTTCACCGTCAACATCTTCGAGATCGGCACCCGTCTGCTGGTCAAGAAAGACAAGGATGGCAAGCCGAGCTACGCCGACTTCGCCGACCTCAAAGGCAAGAACGTCGTGACCACCGCAGGTACCACGTCCGAGCGCATCATCAAGGCCATGAACGCCGACAAGCAGATGGGCATGAACGTCATCTCCGCCAAAGACCATGGCGAATCCTTCCAGATGCTGGAAAGCGGCCGCGCCGTTGCCTTCATGATGGACGACGCCCTGCTGGCCGGTGAAGAAGCCAAGGCCAAGAAGCCCGATGACTGGGTTATCACCGGCACGCCACAGTCCTTTGAAGCCTATGCCTGCATGGTTCGCAAAGACGATCCGGCGTTCAAGAAAGCCGTGGATGACGCCATTGTCGGCCTCTACAAATCCGGTGAGATCAACAAGATCTACTCCAAATGGTTCGAAAGCCCGATCCCACCAAAAGGCCTGAACCTCAACTTCCCGATGAGCGACAAGGTCAAGGAGCTGATCGCTAATCCAAGCGACAAGCCAGCACCTGACGTAAAAATCTGA
- a CDS encoding amino acid ABC transporter permease, whose product MNYNWDWGVFFKSTGVGSETYLDWFISGLGWTIAIAIVAWIVALLLGSILGVMRTMPNRLVAGIATCYVELFRNVPLLVQLFIWYFLIPDLLPQNLQDWYKQDLNPTTSAYLSVVVCLGLFTAARVCEQVRTGIQALPRGQEAAARAMGFSLSQIYWNVLLPQAYRIIIPPLTSEFLNVFKNSSVASLIGLMELLAQTKQTAEFSANLFEAFTLATLIYFTLNMSLMLLMRVVEKKVAVPGLISVGGK is encoded by the coding sequence ATGAATTACAACTGGGACTGGGGCGTATTCTTCAAGTCCACCGGCGTGGGCAGCGAGACCTATCTCGACTGGTTCATCTCCGGTTTGGGCTGGACCATCGCCATCGCCATCGTGGCGTGGATCGTTGCCTTGCTGCTGGGCTCGATACTGGGCGTGATGCGCACGATGCCCAATCGGCTCGTGGCCGGCATCGCCACTTGCTATGTGGAACTGTTTCGTAACGTGCCGCTGCTGGTTCAGCTGTTCATCTGGTACTTCCTGATACCCGACCTGCTGCCGCAGAACCTGCAGGACTGGTACAAACAAGACTTGAACCCGACCACCTCGGCCTACCTGAGCGTTGTCGTGTGCCTGGGCCTGTTCACCGCCGCCCGCGTATGTGAACAGGTGCGTACCGGTATCCAGGCGCTGCCCCGGGGCCAGGAGGCCGCCGCGCGCGCCATGGGCTTCAGCCTGTCGCAGATCTACTGGAACGTGCTGCTGCCCCAGGCCTACCGGATCATCATTCCGCCGCTTACCTCGGAATTCCTCAACGTCTTCAAGAACTCCTCCGTGGCGTCCTTGATCGGCCTAATGGAATTGCTCGCGCAAACCAAGCAGACCGCCGAGTTCTCGGCCAACCTGTTTGAAGCCTTCACCCTGGCCACGCTGATCTACTTCACCCTGAACATGAGCCTGATGTTGCTGATGCGCGTGGTCGAGAAGAAAGTCGCAGTGCCCGGCCTGATTTCCGTGGGGGGTAAATAA
- a CDS encoding ABC transporter permease subunit (The N-terminal region of this protein, as described by TIGR01726, is a three transmembrane segment that identifies a subfamily of ABC transporter permease subunits, which specificities that include histidine, arginine, glutamine, glutamate, L-cystine (sic), the opines (in Agrobacterium) octopine and nopaline, etc.) — protein sequence MEFDFSGIIPAIPGLWNGMVMTLKLMVMGVIGGIIIGTILALMRLSSSKLLSRVAGAYVNYFRSIPLLLVITWFYLAVPFVLRWITGEDTPIGAFTSCVVAFMMFEAAYFCEIVRAGVQSIPKGQMAAAQAMGMTYGQTMRLIILPQAFRKMTPLLLQQSIILFQDTSLVYTVGLVDFLNSARSNGDIIGRSNEFLIFAGVVYFIISFAASLLVKRLQKRFAV from the coding sequence ATGGAATTCGATTTCAGCGGCATCATCCCGGCCATCCCCGGCCTGTGGAACGGCATGGTCATGACCTTGAAGCTGATGGTCATGGGCGTGATCGGCGGCATCATCATCGGCACCATCCTCGCGCTGATGCGCCTGTCCTCCAGCAAGCTGCTGTCCCGCGTGGCCGGCGCCTACGTGAACTACTTCCGCTCGATCCCGCTGCTGCTGGTGATCACCTGGTTCTACCTGGCGGTGCCGTTCGTGTTGCGCTGGATCACCGGCGAAGACACGCCCATTGGCGCGTTCACCTCCTGCGTCGTGGCATTCATGATGTTCGAGGCCGCGTACTTCTGCGAAATCGTGCGGGCCGGCGTGCAGTCGATCCCCAAGGGCCAGATGGCGGCGGCGCAAGCGATGGGCATGACCTACGGCCAGACCATGCGCCTGATCATCCTGCCCCAGGCGTTCCGCAAGATGACCCCGCTGCTGTTGCAGCAGAGCATCATCTTGTTCCAGGACACCTCGCTGGTCTACACCGTGGGCCTGGTGGACTTCCTCAACTCCGCCCGTTCCAATGGCGACATTATCGGCCGCTCCAATGAGTTCCTGATCTTTGCCGGTGTCGTCTACTTCATCATCAGCTTTGCCGCCTCGCTGCTGGTCAAGCGTCTGCAAAAAAGGTTTGCCGTATGA
- a CDS encoding amino acid ABC transporter ATP-binding protein, with protein MISIKNINKWYGDFQVLTDCSTEVKKGEVIVVCGPSGSGKSTLIKCVNALEPFQKGDVVVDGTSIADPKTNLPKLRSRVGMVFQHFELFPHMTITENLTVAQIKVLGRSKEEATKKGLQLLERVGLSAHAHKHPGQLSGGQQQRVAIARALAMDPIVMLFDEPTSALDPEMVNEVLDVMVQLAHEGMTMMCVTHEMGFARKVADRVIFMDAGKIIEDCPKEEFFGDISARSERAQHFLEKILQH; from the coding sequence ATGATCTCTATCAAGAACATCAACAAGTGGTATGGCGACTTCCAGGTGCTGACCGATTGCAGCACCGAGGTCAAGAAAGGCGAAGTGATCGTGGTGTGCGGGCCGTCCGGCTCGGGCAAATCCACCCTGATCAAATGCGTCAACGCCCTGGAACCGTTCCAGAAAGGTGACGTGGTGGTCGACGGCACTTCGATTGCCGACCCGAAGACCAACCTGCCGAAACTGCGCTCGCGCGTTGGCATGGTGTTCCAGCACTTCGAGCTGTTCCCGCACATGACCATCACCGAAAACCTGACCGTCGCGCAGATCAAGGTGCTGGGGCGCAGCAAGGAAGAAGCCACCAAGAAAGGCCTGCAACTGCTGGAGCGCGTTGGCCTCTCGGCGCATGCCCACAAGCACCCGGGCCAGCTTTCCGGTGGCCAGCAGCAGCGCGTGGCGATTGCCCGCGCCCTGGCCATGGACCCGATCGTCATGCTGTTCGACGAACCGACTTCGGCCCTGGACCCGGAGATGGTCAACGAAGTACTGGACGTGATGGTGCAACTGGCCCACGAAGGCATGACCATGATGTGCGTGACCCACGAGATGGGCTTCGCCCGCAAAGTGGCCGACCGCGTGATCTTCATGGATGCCGGCAAGATCATCGAAGACTGCCCCAAAGAAGAGTTCTTCGGTGATATCAGCGCCCGCTCCGAACGTGCGCAGCACTTCCTCGAGAAAATCCTGCAGCACTAA
- a CDS encoding sensor histidine kinase, with translation MKCDPTLYRAAPPSLAVKPRLIRQLFLPPLIILLMIGLGFIGFWTSEHYGIRTLGENGERQLELHARTVESEISKYTYLPSLLELESSVSKLLAEPNPEHRQAVNEYLEGLNRRSRSRAIYVMDTTGRVMATSNWRDADSYLGEDLSFRAYFQNAVRGQPGRFYGIGSTNGEPGYYLAHGLEERGKIIGVAVVKVRLEALEERWQRARLEAFVSDENGIIILSSDPARRLKAVRPLSDDTKERLARSLQYYWATLNELQPLAREQLDAGTEKLTFPANSEVVTDDQEVTYLAQTRPLNDTPWNFTLLTPLNDLRQAAINQGILVAVAFALVAFLLIAWNERRKVIATRLAAREALQEANNQLERRIAERTSDLRASNERLKAQIRERRQAEETLRRAQDELVQAGKLAAIGQMSTSIAHELNQPLAALRTLSGNTVRFLERGALETASTNLKTINELIDRMGRITASLRSFARRGDDQGEASLGKAVEAAFQVLGSRLDSLPLTVHRGFSQAMLQIDQTRLEQILVNLIGNALDAMHAQPAPELWLESDLHDGKYRLWVRDNGHGIDPQIRKHLFEPFFTTKPGEQGLGLGLTLSASLAAATGGNLAVEHPADGGTAFVLSLPLAGHQPGESI, from the coding sequence ATGAAATGCGACCCCACCCTCTATCGCGCCGCGCCGCCATCCCTTGCCGTGAAGCCTCGTCTGATTCGCCAATTGTTCCTGCCCCCCCTGATCATCCTGTTGATGATCGGCCTGGGCTTTATCGGCTTCTGGACCAGCGAGCACTACGGCATCCGCACCCTGGGCGAGAACGGCGAGCGCCAGCTGGAATTGCATGCGCGCACGGTCGAGAGTGAGATCAGCAAGTACACCTACCTGCCCAGCCTGCTGGAGCTGGAATCCAGCGTCTCCAAGCTGCTGGCCGAACCGAACCCGGAACACCGGCAAGCAGTCAACGAATACCTCGAAGGCCTGAACCGGCGTAGCCGCAGTCGGGCGATTTATGTGATGGACACCACCGGCCGTGTGATGGCTACCAGTAACTGGCGCGATGCCGACAGTTACCTGGGCGAAGACCTGTCGTTTCGCGCCTATTTCCAGAATGCCGTGCGTGGCCAGCCGGGCCGTTTCTATGGCATCGGCAGTACCAACGGCGAACCCGGCTACTACCTGGCCCATGGCCTGGAGGAACGCGGCAAGATCATTGGCGTCGCGGTGGTCAAGGTACGCCTGGAGGCGTTGGAAGAGCGCTGGCAGCGTGCGCGCCTGGAAGCCTTTGTCAGCGACGAGAACGGCATCATCATCCTCTCCAGTGACCCGGCACGCAGACTCAAGGCGGTGCGCCCACTGAGCGATGACACCAAGGAACGCCTGGCCCGCAGCCTGCAGTATTACTGGGCGACCCTCAATGAACTGCAACCCCTGGCCCGCGAACAGCTCGACGCCGGCACCGAGAAACTGACGTTCCCCGCCAACAGTGAAGTGGTGACCGACGACCAGGAAGTCACCTACCTGGCCCAGACCCGGCCCCTGAACGATACGCCGTGGAATTTCACCCTGCTCACCCCGCTCAACGACCTGCGCCAGGCGGCGATCAATCAGGGCATCCTCGTTGCGGTAGCCTTTGCCCTGGTGGCATTCCTGCTGATTGCCTGGAACGAGCGACGCAAGGTCATTGCCACGCGCCTGGCCGCCCGGGAGGCCCTGCAGGAAGCCAACAACCAGTTGGAACGGCGGATTGCCGAGCGCACCAGCGACCTGCGGGCCAGCAACGAGCGACTCAAGGCGCAGATCCGCGAACGACGGCAGGCCGAAGAGACCCTGCGTCGGGCCCAGGACGAATTGGTCCAGGCCGGCAAGTTGGCCGCCATCGGCCAGATGTCCACCAGCATCGCCCATGAACTGAACCAGCCCCTGGCCGCCCTGCGCACCTTGTCCGGCAATACCGTACGCTTCCTGGAGCGCGGTGCACTGGAAACCGCCAGCACCAACCTCAAGACCATCAACGAATTGATCGACCGTATGGGCCGCATCACCGCCAGCCTGCGCTCGTTTGCCCGGCGTGGCGACGACCAGGGCGAAGCCAGCCTGGGCAAGGCCGTGGAGGCAGCATTCCAGGTCCTGGGCAGTCGCCTCGACAGCCTGCCACTGACCGTACACCGTGGCTTCAGCCAGGCCATGTTGCAGATCGACCAGACGCGCCTGGAACAGATCCTGGTCAACCTGATCGGCAACGCCCTGGATGCGATGCACGCCCAGCCCGCCCCCGAGCTGTGGCTGGAAAGTGACCTCCACGACGGCAAGTACCGCCTGTGGGTGCGGGACAACGGGCATGGCATCGACCCGCAGATCCGCAAGCATCTGTTCGAACCTTTTTTCACCACCAAACCCGGCGAGCAAGGGTTGGGCCTGGGCCTGACCCTGTCGGCCAGCCTCGCGGCGGCCACCGGCGGCAACCTCGCCGTCGAGCACCCGGCCGATGGTGGTACGGCCTTTGTCCTGAGCCTGCCCCTGGCAGGCCATCAACCCGGCGAA